From the genome of Bacteroidota bacterium:
ATGGTCATTGGATAACCATAGAATCTATAGCCAAGGTAATTGACAAGAATAAAGTATTGTTTTTCTCACGCGATTTAACGGATAACATCAAAGCAGGTATGTCGCTAAAGAATAGTGAGGAAAAATTTAGAAATGCCTTTCATACCAGTCCTGATTCTGTATGTATTAATCGTTTAGTTGATGGCATGTATGTGGAAATAAATGCAGGTTTTACCAATATTCTTGGCTACCACAAACGAGATGTGGAAGGCAGGACATCCCAAGAACTCAATATATGGGCAGATGTAAACGACAGAAAAAAACTGTTAGCTGGGCTTAAAAAAAACGGAATAGTTGAAAATATGGAAGCTCGTTTTGTCAATAAATCAGGAGATACTAAGATTGGTTTAATGTCAGCGTCCATCATAGACTTATTTGGTGAAGATCATATTTTAAGTATTACAAGGGATGTAACTGAGCATAAAGGATTGCAACGAGACTGGGAAAATATTTTCATGGCTATTTCAGCTCCCACAGTTATACTAGATACACAATTTAAAATATTAGAAGCCAATAGAGCCACTCTGGAGCTTTCAGGTTTAACTGCTGACAAAATTTATGGAAAACATTGTTATGAAGTTTTTCATAAAAAAGGAAACGATTGTCCGGCAGATGGTTGCCCACTAAAAAAAATACTTGAAAAAGCAGACAATAGAACTGTTGAGATGGAAATGGAGGCTTTTGATGGAACTTATTTGGTGAACTGTACTCCTATTTTGGATGAAGTTGGGAATGTTGAAAAAATCATACACATTGCCACTAATATCACAGAAATAAAGACGTTTGAAAAACGCTTGAAACAAAGTGAGGAAAAGTATAAACATTTAGCAGAAAATGCTTCGGATATTATTTTTACAACAGATGCTAATGGAAACTTTGTTTATGCCAATGACACTGCTGTATTGAAAACCGGTTATTCACAAAAGGAATTAATGAAAATGTCCTATCAGGACTTAATTTCACCTGAATATCAACAAAAAGCAAAGCGATTTTATATGAGGCAAATTCTAGCGAAAACGCTGGTCAGTAATTTCGAATATCCATTTAAAAACAAAGACGGCAAAGTTATTTGGTATAGCCAAAATGCGACATTAATTACTGACCAAGATGAAGTCCTTGGATTTCATCTTTTTTCAAGAGACATTACTGAAAAAAAAGCCACAGAATTGGCCTTAATTGAGTCAGAACGTTTGAAATTTCTGATTATGGAAGCAACAACCGACTCCATTACTTTTTATGATAAAGACTTAAATATTTTGATGCTTAATTC
Proteins encoded in this window:
- a CDS encoding PAS domain S-box protein, with the translated sequence MDNYSDKSKEQLIAEIESLKVQVQTNQKQADQKASDGDELYRIIADFSDDLIAITSFDKNSKYIYVSPSHKRSLGYSEEEMLGKSGFDFVHPADKSKLFVLLKSYLKKKLTKVFTGKEIDTVEKIVYRVKHKNGHWITIESIAKVIDKNKVLFFSRDLTDNIKAGMSLKNSEEKFRNAFHTSPDSVCINRLVDGMYVEINAGFTNILGYHKRDVEGRTSQELNIWADVNDRKKLLAGLKKNGIVENMEARFVNKSGDTKIGLMSASIIDLFGEDHILSITRDVTEHKGLQRDWENIFMAISAPTVILDTQFKILEANRATLELSGLTADKIYGKHCYEVFHKKGNDCPADGCPLKKILEKADNRTVEMEMEAFDGTYLVNCTPILDEVGNVEKIIHIATNITEIKTFEKRLKQSEEKYKHLAENASDIIFTTDANGNFVYANDTAVLKTGYSQKELMKMSYQDLISPEYQQKAKRFYMRQILAKTLVSNFEYPFKNKDGKVIWYSQNATLITDQDEVLGFHLFSRDITEKKATELALIESERLKFLIMEATTDSITFYDKDLNILMLNSKSGIGLKQTHDKLLNQKCYQAFCQQDKPCEGCEALKAFETGELQIKETLIDEKYLYEFRYYPVKNENNEIIGTVEFGKNITDLREIENALKQSEGNYKNLVEKLPNGVLIHKNNKIVFANYSGAKMLGANSAQEILGADISKFLLADKQLEALDRIKELVDEK